In the genome of Arabidopsis thaliana chromosome 4, partial sequence, the window atttgttcatAGTACATTCTCCTTATTACTGTTGACTGTTAAATATTCTTTATGAAAAGAATTGTCAGCTTTACAAAATATAGTCCAACACATGATCATCCACTAGTCAAGAACTTAAAGAACATCAACTGTCCCAcatgtttcattttgtttgCTCTACTTTTGTCACCTTTGATCCATTTGTTTAGTAGTTTATTCTCCTTACTGTTGACTGCTTAATACAATATGTTATTCTAACTTAGATTCTCATGAGAGTCAATTGCGTGAATTAGAGGAACAATAATTGTCCATtcatgtgtttgattttgtttgctaCGCTTTAGTCACATTTGATCTATTAATATAGTTTATTATTCCCTTTATCACATATCTAGATTAAATTATTGTATGAGTATCTACCCGAAGAATTGAATTTGCGTTATGACATGCTCACATGCATGAACAAACATAACTTAAGTTATGTGACCCACATCACAACTATCACTTATTATCTAgtattgatttgatttgatatttccAGACACTTTTGTCATTGTTCGACATGTACATTTTTCTAGCTGATCAATGTTTATTTCTTGCTATATGTGTTTTTAAGTGGTCAAAAAATCATGTGACAAACAAGTTGATTCCTtggattttaaattttcttcgTTGGTTTCGTTTTCTCGACTGAATTTGGTATCAATgttggaaaaggaaaaatatcagatcaaataaaaaaattaatcaatgATGGTTATTATGTTGGTCATATATGATATAAcctatgtttgtttttgtatatgtcactatacaattttttgtttttttttgttgttgtcaataTCAGTCAATGAAAATTCACTGGAAGAGTTCATTCTTAACTGAGATGATActactcttttttctcttcctatGTGATGTGGTAGCTGCTTTACTTTCGTTTGGTTGCAATTTGCAAAGATTATCCCGACTTACTAAGATAATTCAGTCGATGGATATAAACAGAGGATCTGCCTCTTGCTGTTTATATGTTCGGTTTGAACATACTTCTCAATGTCCCTACACAATTTTGTTGAGTACTAAGATCTCGATCTATTGATCTTTTACGCAATCAatgtttaataaataaaagtttttttcgGTGGTTTTagatatgtttatatttaatttatacgTCCATTTGGATATGAATAGTTTTTCTTACTAGCTTGGCAAGATATGAGCACTCTAGGTATTACATATATTGAGGTTATTTAGGTTGATAAGATCCGATTTAtagcaaattttatttttatcgtattttttgtttttgatatatttgaataaagaaatgtactatttttctttccagtaaatatttttaatgtctaaatttattactttattgTAAATTTTGATAACGATTACATAAATAATTCTACCACGAATAATTTTTTCTGATCTTATTAAATCCACGATATACGACACTTTATTCtctattattttgaattttgttagaCATCTTCGATAGTTCACGACCGAtgatactttattttttatatgtaatagACActtttaactataaaatttcGGCGAACGGTTCTAATTATACATAATATCTCATATAAATTTGATTcggttaatatataaatttattaataaattgtaTTACTTGGGAATCTGGGATTTGAACCTAAAACTCTTGATGTAAAAGCAATAATGAAATCTTAGTCAACTGTTAGCCAAAAGGGGCTTCTACCATCAACAATATTTAGAAAACTAGTTAACAATAGGGATGAATGAGTAATATACAGCTACACTATATGATGGAGTTACGTTAATAAcatttaataacatttttagtactatcttattaattaacaaaaatcaatagtAATAGTTGAGAATTTTTTAAgcactaaaattttatttcagattttttccatattttatattaataataaatccATAACAAGTAATTTCGGACCTGCTTCTGAACACGGTACCATGTGAAACCGAAATAAAGCTCGAGGAAAAAAACTGCAGAGGGGAACATCTTTACCCACTTGACTAAGGTTCATATATTTactagataaggcccgccTAAATAGGAGATGTAAGATGTAACTgtaattttttatcaataatatttaaattttgaatagtaaaataataatctatacattgttcttgatatataattttgaatagtaaaatagtagttttatgcattttattttattatacccattcaattttattgatgatatttgaagtcTAAATAGTAACCtacacactttttctttattataatttagtatttatatagaagaaaagaacaaatttttatcttacatattcaattttgtaatacaatttaactatctatttcataaaaaactcgattttaattctacacacttcatcttacttgataatgatttcatgtcaaaataatatatatatgagatcaaatctatatcttagttaatattaaaaattattaataattaacaaaacataattaataataataaaaaatctgttaataccatacatattaaaaatttgaccaataacatatataaatatttttggttaattttccttttggttaagaaaaataaaatgtaatatttttagatatagacatatgaattagtatatgttaataataatttattttttagttttctatttctttaagaagaaaaaagttaattgatttcttttttagtatttctatttctttaagaagaaaaaagttaattattttcttacacgTGTCAACATCTGATCGATAGACTTGACACATGGTATAATCCTATGagttagtaattttaaaaaccatactttatataataagattattGATATTTAAAACTATAAGGATTCAGCAAATGGCCGATCCAGAATATTTTTCACGGGGTGCAATTAtctataagattttttttataacttttaataaattaaaatatatatatatattaaaaagataagattttattggtaaaatttctttaatttttctaaaataatttatctccaattttggacaaaaacaatatatggTTGGTCATTAACTTGTTTCGAAATTTTATTGTAGATGTTTCTTTCCAAAAAGAATATAGTAATTTAATTAGATCAGGGAAATGTGATATTACtagtaaataaaatgttaaatttttggGTTGTTTACAAGGCAACcgaaaaattataattatgaaCGAATAAACATGCTATATCCGTCACATTGGCGTTTATATAAGCGAATCAATTAAAGCTGttgacaagaagaaaaaaaaaacagatgcTATATAAAAGGAATCATTAatatgtgttttgtgttttgaaagGAATAATTAATGGTAAGATAAAAGGAAATTGGTaagaaataaaagtgaaactgaaataaactaataaaagatcaaatgagagaaaaagaagataaaaaatgaaagtCCTGAGACTATGGTGCatcaaactcaaatcactGGGTGACACACtttcatttttagttttataaatttcattGGGTGCACCCCTTAAGGCCTTAACACAAGTGTAGATACGCCCCTGGAGTCAGTTGTCCAGTAGTATGTCACGTTCTTCTAGACagagtttttttctaatgtaATAAACAAAGCATGGTTGGTCACCCTACAGATACATTATATTTACGGATTCTTGATCATGATTAATCTATCTCTTAACCTTGGAGAAACAATGATAGCAATCATCGTTGAGTTCCAAAACTTCTTTATCTTCATCCTTCTATGCCTCTTCTCACTCCTCTgtcactctctcttcttcaagaaaccaaaagactCACGAAGCTTTGTTCTGCCTTCAAGCCCTCCTTCTCTTCCAATCATCGGCCATCTTCACCTTCTCCTCTCTGTCCTAACTCACAAGTCTCTTCAGAAACTCTCCTCCAAGTACGGACCTCTTCTCCTTATCCGCATCTTCTATGTACCCATCATTCTTGTCTCCTCTTCCTCTATGGCCTACGAGATCTTCAAGGCCCATGACGTGAACGTCTCTTCTCGCGGTATTATTGCTCTTGATGAGTCTCTCATGTTTGGGGCTTCTGGCATCTTGAACGCTCCCTATGGAGATTACTGGAAGTTCATGAAGAAGCTCATGGCCACTAAGCTACTCCGACCGCAAGTGCTGGAGCGGTCACGAGGTGTTCGTGTTGAAGAGCTACATAGATTTTACAGGAGCATTCTTGATAAGGCGACGAAGAATGAGAGCGTTGAGATCGGTAAGGAAGCGATGAAGCTCATGAACAACACCTTGTGTAAACTGATCATGGGAAGGAGTTTTTCAGAGGACAACGGTGAATCAAATAGAGTCAGGGGCTTGGTTGATGAAACCTATGCCTTGTCCGAGAAGATATTCTTGGCAGCTATATTGCGCAGACCTCTTGCAAAACTTCGGATCTCACTATTCAAGAAAGAGATAATGGGTGTCTCCAACAAATTCGATGAGCTACTAGAGAGGATCCTTCAGGAACGCAAAGAGaatttggaagagaagaataaTGAAGGTATGGATATGATGGACGTGTTGTTGGAAGCTTATGGAGATGAAAACGCTGAGTATAAGATCACATGGAAGCATATCAAGGCATTTTTCGTGGTAGATGTTCCTCTCATTTTTTcgatatttaatttgatgatcCAAACCAAAATGCTTATAATGTTCTGAGTGTTTTCATTGTAGGAGTTTTTCATTGGAGGGACTGATACCTCAGTGCAAACAACACAATGGGCAATGGCCGAGATGATCAATAACGCTAACGTTCTTGAGAGACTGAGAGAAGAAATCGTCTCCGTTGTAGGGGAAACAAGGTTGATCCAAGAAACAGATTTACCAAACCTACCTTATTTGCAAGCAGTGGTTAAGGAAGTTCTAAGATTGCACCCACCATCACCGGTCTTAATACGGAAGTTCCAAGAAAAATGTGAGGTCAAAGGATTTTACATACCGGAGAAGACAACACTCATTGTTAATGTTTACGCTATAATGAGAGATTCTGATTCTTGGGAAGATCCTGAGAAATTTAAGCCAGAGAGGTTTCTAACTTCTTCAAGATCAGGGGAAGAGGATGAAAAAGAGCttaagtttcttccttttggcAGCGGAAGGAGAGGATGTCCTGGAGCAAACCTTGGTTCTATATTTGTAGGAACCGCAATAGGAGTGATGGTGCAGTGCTTTGACtggaaaatcaaagaagataaGGTCAACATGGAAGAGACTTTTGAAGGAATGACCCTGAAAATGGTTCATCCGCTTACTTGCACTCCGTTCTTCGAACCCAACCTTtatcttttgcttttaatCTCTAAATTTCCGTGTCTGATACTTAGCTTTGGAGCTTGTTAACAAGTctactttcttttgttctatATGTTTGCATTTGCTCTCTTCTATGTTGTCTTTGTATTTGCATTGCTATTTGACGTTTAATATGTTTGCTCGGAAACGTTGAATTATATTTGATCTCTTTATGTTTGTTATATCTGAAAATTTGACATTCCTATACACGGGATCTACGACATCATCATTTTTCAATCTAGCTTATTTAAgttctttggattttttttgtgacacAAAATCTTATTTCACCATttcatctctgtttcttcaccAATAGATTAATTCCACAGAGGCATCGTTTTATATTAAAGAACCTTTGTGAAAGCATCCTTAGTCCATTAGTTAAGGGTTTACAGAACCTTTGGGGTTTGAATACTAGATAACACAATTTCTTGCAGAATATCGGTATCGGAGATTTTAGAATAATGCAGGCCGAGACGTTCGTCCCAGTATCATGTGTTGTGGGAGAGCATGTCCATCGGATGTCGTACATGCATAACCATCCATCGTGGATCCAAGGTTCAGGAGAAAACTACATTGTAGAATCGTTGTTTGTGGAAGCTATTCATCGTAACTGCATATATTGCAGGTAATCTACATCATAATAGgattaaatcaaatatttttaatgatgATATAacagatgaaaaaaaaaaaaaaccttctaTAATTTGAATCTTCTTGCCTTATCTTCGATCAAGGCTAACATGCATAAGAATTAAGTTACATGTAACTAAACTTGAATGCCATCAAGAATTTCATGTATCAAAACCATATGTGTGAGGGTTTGTTTCTGAAAATTGTTGGTGAGGCTAATAATTTCATGTATCAAAACCGTAGCGTAGATTTCAAGTGAATGAACCTCTAATAATCtacgaaagaaagaaaaaacacatctctttctatatattaatcgataacaaaagattaaaaaaaaagtatgttcGGAAAAATTTTGAAACCGTGTTTTTCCAGAAAATGTGTTTCTTGTGGGAAAAATACGGTCTTGCTCTTTTTGGCTGAAAAATTACGGAATCATGGTTTTGGCAGAAAAAATGCGGACTCGcgtttttttttccggaaaattatgaaatcatattttctactaaaaaATGAGTACACAAGTTTTCGGCGGGGAAAATACATGTTGAATTAAGTAAACTAAACTTGAATGCTGCAAAGGCTTCcatgaatcaaatcaaatttaagtTATATGTTACCCACGATCTAACCTGGCTGACCACCAGATTACTCAAAACATCACCAAAGCTCGATTGGTCACTTTTGTTTGACAATCAGTTAAGAGGTAGTAAGCATAAATAATATCTAAGCTGGTTCACAATAAGCACCAAAACAACCCTCAGAAATGactaaaaaaatgtgaatcaCGATCTCAAACAATGGACAAGTGGTAACCTAATGAGCGTATTGATCTCATGGAAGAACAACGTAGAACTTTGTACGacataaaagtttttttttgcagggGACGGTGCACCATCTTGCAAAAATGAtcacaaccaaaaatattgaatcatAAACCAGTTGTGTACCAGGAAGTCCCAACACGAAGACCATGCTGATATGCATCCATCCCAGAATTAGATCGAAACTTGTtctcaagaaaaacaaagaattaaagAATAGAAAAGAGAGTTCAAGACTCGGAATCTCGCATAAGTAATTTGTTATTCATATTAGGAGTATGATTTGAGTAATGCGCACaagacatatatatcatcGGAGATTGGGTGTTTAAACTTGGGGGAATTATAGGTTTAATTAACGATATTGTAGCCTTGGCATTTTAATATTGTTCTTGGATTTCAATAATAAGTCGATTTTATTCATATTGTGGTGTGGTTACTCTTTCAGAACTTTTATCCGAATATTTCAAAGTATAATAAAAGGCACATTTTTATTCTTGGGTTGTGGAGTTTCAGAGCCCTCGCAGAGCCTTCGTGTAATGTGTAAGAGCCCAAAGAGTGAACATGTTTCTGTAGGTTGGAAAATGGAGCATCACATTCATCTTGAACACTCCCATTATTTcctgaaaatttataaaagcaacgttaactttttttttatctatatagtttttattttaatttgtcaataatatattattggCTTTGAATACAGATAAGTAATCTATAGTTATATTCACATTATATATTAGAGTTAATGGGAAACATAGATAGGACTATATTCACCTGTTGTGGGAAATCGCCGTTATCCATTTGTGAATTGATCAACACTTTGGCAGCACGATGAACCGGCAAAGGATCTCTCTTCATTTGATTTCCCATAATTAGAACCATAAGTGCTTGTCCTGTATTCACCACATTTGTCTTGTTTCCTATCAACGgaatatatttctttcttggaCAAGATAGATAGCTCTCTCCCCAGCCACCCTCCGTGTTTTGAGTGTCGAGAATGAAACGAACTGCTCTACGAATTGCCTCACAGTTATTGTAACACTTCCCAGCAGCCACAAGACCTCTTACAGCAAAGAAGGTACCATAGATGAAGCACACTCCCCAATTTCCGTACCATGAACCATCCACCATTTGCAAGTCCTCAATGTACTTTACGCCTTTTGTTATAAACCGTTCAACCTCTTCCTTTTTATACCCCGGAAATTGTTTATTGAATTGAGCCAACGCTACAATTGCAGATCCAGTACATTCTACATACCTAGAGACAAAGATGATATCCCACAATTTAAACCAATATCTTTTTGCTCAAACATATAATCTATCCAAGATAAAAGGgttgaagaatatatatagcaTACTCATGCTCAACAACCGCGTCTTCAATAAACTCCACTGGACTAAGCCACTACATTCAATCGGACGTAGTTAAAATATCACATCCTTGAAAATATCATTGATAAGttactaaataaatattaccTCTAACCAAGTTTTCCGTCCGCTGGTTGCCATGCTGTTATACCTCCATTATCACtctataataaaatattgataaacaatctcttatatatgaaatttcaaTTACTTTAATGAACAAAATATACTAAGTGATCCATTGTTGTTGGagtgaaataaataatttatactaaaattatttaatttttaaaattatttaatttttaaaattatttaatttttaaaattattactCATAacctaattattattattattttatatgaacttaaatttaattttgaattatcttattcaataaaaatcaAGTAACCGATTAAATACTCTTCCGTTTCATTATAACTGGCTTTTCCCTagatattctatatatattaagaaagaaaacaattaaaattttgtttttacatcatatcattttcatttgtaaaTACATCAAAGTAATAGGgataaactaaatatttaatcaaaatattaagtctggacaaaaatataaaacgacacttatgataaaacaaaattttaacttCTTAAACAATACCTAATATAAAACGAATGAATTGCCAAAGCAGACATATATTACAATTTCatcattagaaataaattattaattttttaaccaTTCTATCATAactataaaatgaaaacaaattcaattttaattatcttgTTTAATGAGAAAACATGCATTTATTACGATTTCGTTACTCCCAAGtatatctaatttttaatATCACCAGTCAAATCTATTTTATATAGCAATTAGTTAATACTAATATTTACCAATTTAAGATTATGCTCGAGTGTATACTAGCTACTATAATACTATCATTTAGAGAGTCATAGTTAACAAACCGATATCATTGGTTTCTTAATCGATATACCTGCAGATAGAGAAGGAAATCAACTGCATCATAGAGTTTCTCCACATCCATTTTCTTGCCAATAAACTCTGACGACATGCTCTCAAAGAACAGACAGCACTAGAGAATTTGACCAAAACATTTGTTTAGGCTTAAGACTAAGACTAAGAAATtgatttaatacaaaaaagcTCAGTGTATTGATTACTGTTACCTCTAAACTCTCAGCAGTACAATCTGAAACTGGCCATCCTTGGTCTTGGTCCGAAAACGTCCATCCACCTTTCGCCATGTGACGAAACATTTTCATGTAATCGCCAGGAGGGTTCTCTGTAACttgagatttttccaagtaaTCATATCCTTTAAGGAGCGTTGACCTAatctcttcatcaacatcatcatcgaAACCGTCTATAAAGACATGTAAAGACAAGGCTGTATCCCACACTTGGCTACCAAAAGACTGTAAACGTTGTACTTATGTTAATACATCTTTTAGTACTATGTTCGATATGAGTT includes:
- the CYP705A3 gene encoding cytochrome P450, family 705, subfamily A, polypeptide 3 (''cytochrome P450, family 705, subfamily A, polypeptide 3'' (CYP705A3); FUNCTIONS IN: electron carrier activity, monooxygenase activity, iron ion binding, oxygen binding, heme binding; INVOLVED IN: oxidation reduction; LOCATED IN: endomembrane system; EXPRESSED IN: 7 plant structures; EXPRESSED DURING: 4 anthesis, petal differentiation and expansion stage; CONTAINS InterPro DOMAIN/s: Cytochrome P450 (InterPro:IPR001128), Cytochrome P450, E-class, group I (InterPro:IPR002401), Cytochrome P450, conserved site (InterPro:IPR017972); BEST Arabidopsis thaliana protein match is: cytochrome P450, family 705, subfamily A, polypeptide 32 (TAIR:AT3G20950.1); Has 32425 Blast hits to 32215 proteins in 1647 species: Archae - 54; Bacteria - 3233; Metazoa - 11564; Fungi - 7006; Plants - 9384; Viruses - 6; Other Eukaryotes - 1178 (source: NCBI BLink).) — protein: MIAIIVEFQNFFIFILLCLFSLLCHSLFFKKPKDSRSFVLPSSPPSLPIIGHLHLLLSVLTHKSLQKLSSKYGPLLLIRIFYVPIILVSSSSMAYEIFKAHDVNVSSRGIIALDESLMFGASGILNAPYGDYWKFMKKLMATKLLRPQVLERSRGVRVEELHRFYRSILDKATKNESVEIGKEAMKLMNNTLCKLIMGRSFSEDNGESNRVRGLVDETYALSEKIFLAAILRRPLAKLRISLFKKEIMGVSNKFDELLERILQERKENLEEKNNEGMDMMDVLLEAYGDENAEYKITWKHIKAFFVEFFIGGTDTSVQTTQWAMAEMINNANVLERLREEIVSVVGETRLIQETDLPNLPYLQAVVKEVLRLHPPSPVLIRKFQEKCEVKGFYIPEKTTLIVNVYAIMRDSDSWEDPEKFKPERFLTSSRSGEEDEKELKFLPFGSGRRGCPGANLGSIFVGTAIGVMVQCFDWKIKEDKVNMEETFEGMTLKMVHPLTCTPFFEPNLYLLLLISKFPCLILSFGAC